Proteins encoded in a region of the Candidatus Bathyarchaeota archaeon genome:
- a CDS encoding GNAT family N-acetyltransferase, producing VKHGLTEIIDLWVRVEERRKGIGGKLIDHAIIQMEQYYKSHGVILSKVMLFTGASDRFLAARNLYEKKRFRVVATIPKNALDNPYGDDLLYVLQI from the coding sequence CTGTAAAACATGGACTAACTGAAATTATAGATCTTTGGGTCAGGGTTGAGGAAAGAAGGAAAGGGATTGGGGGAAAACTCATTGATCATGCCATTATCCAGATGGAACAGTATTACAAAAGTCACGGGGTCATCTTAAGCAAAGTGATGTTGTTCACAGGAGCTTCTGATAGGTTTCTTGCTGCTAGAAACTTGTATGAAAAGAAGAGATTCCGAGTTGTAGCAACCATTCCCAAAAATGCATTAGATAATCCCTATGGTGATGATTTACTTTACGTCTTGCAGATATAA